The nucleotide window CAGAAAACGGCTTATTCGGTTGACTCAACTCAGATCAAATAGTAGTCGAAACTAACAAGACTTAAAAAAAATACCCTTCGAAAATCGAGGGGTATTTTTTAATGGGGACACACTATTTATTTTCTTTCCGCCATATCGGGAATTGCATTGGTTTTGTAGCTACCCGCGTCTAACTTTTCTTTTACGGCCGTGAATGCTTCCAATGTTAATTGTATATCTTCATCGGTATGCGCAGCAGTGGGTATCAACCTGTAGATGATATGTCCACGGGGAATTACCGGGTAAACCACAATGGAGCAGAAAATCTTATAATTTTCGCGCAGGTCCATTACCATTGCGGTCGCTTCTTCTACCCCCCCCTTCATATAAATAGGTGTAACTACCGAATCGGTTTTGCCGATATCAAACCCCCTTTCTTTTAATCCCTGCTGTAGTTTTAATGCATTTTCCCAAAGCTTTTCTTTCAATGCCGGCTGGTTTCTTAAAAGCTCCAGCCGCTTCAAATTACCAATTACCAAAGGCATCGGCAAACTCTTAGCAAAGATCTGGCTGCGGATATTATAACGGATATAGTCTATAATTTTTCTTTCGCCGGCAATAAACGCGCCTATTGAAGCCATTGATTTAGCAAAGGTAGAAAAGTAAATATCGATCTGATCCTGAACGCCCTGCTCTTCACCTGCACCTGCGCCTGTCTTCCCTAAAGTTCCAAAGCCATGGGCATCGTCAACCAGCAGCCTGAATTCATATTTATTTTTCAGGTTTGCAATTTCTTTCAGCTTTCCCTGGTCGCCGGCCATTCCAAATACTCCTTCAGTGATCACCAGGATGCCTCCTGCTTTTTGCTTTTCAATTAAAGAACTAGCCCTCTGCAATTGTTTTTCGAGGTCTTCCAGATCATTATGTTTAAAGACATAACGATGACCGGCGTGCATACGCAAACCGTCAATTATACATGCATGGCTTTCCGCGTCATACACAATAATATCGTGGCGGCTGCACAACACGTCGATAAGGCTTGCCATTCCCTGGTAACCGAAATTCACCAGGATAGAATCTTCTTTTTGCACAAATTCGGCCAGTTCTGCTTCTAATTGCTCGTGATGATTACTATTTCCGCTCATCATACGGGCTCCCATAGGCAGCGCCAGACCAAAATCCCTCGCGCCATCGGCATCAGCCTGTCTTACTTCAGGATGATTAGCTAAACCCAGGTAATTATTCAAACTCCAGACAATCATCTCCTGACCACGAAACTTCATTCTGCTGCCTATTTCACCTTCCAGCTTGGGAAAAGCAAAATATCCATGCGCCCTTTCGCGGTGCTGCCCTATTGGTCCATAATTTTTCAGTAACCTGTCGAAAATATCTGCCATATACTACAACGTAATTTAATATGAGTAAAAAATTCGTGCAAATATAACATGCAAGTTGCAAAGACTGCGGGTATCATTTGTAGCTCCCCGATTTTTAACGTAAAAAAGTCATTCCTCTACCACTGATATCAGTTGATCAAATGCTGAATAATGGAGTCCTGTCCCCGGCTAAAAGGGAATCAACTTAGTGACAATATAGTTTGTTGCGATACCTGTAGGCGCATAAACAACGCTAAATCAATGATTTTTGTGCAATGGTCTTTCAAAGCCAACAATTTTTTGCTGAAATGCAGGCATTTGAGGTCATGATCTGGTTACCTGTATAGTTGAAGTATACAGTTTTCCAAACATTAAATAGGCTACTGAAAGTACGGCCAGGGCAATTAAAGCATCGCCGGTTGCGGAGAAACCGAGAACCAATAATTTTGAAAAAAATGCAAACAGAATATCAAAAAACATTCCCGCAAACACCCATTCTTTTAGTTTTAGTAACCTGTCCGGAACCAGCAAAACGATGATTCCCGCCAATTTAAATACACCGAGGATGTAAATGAAATGTGGGGGATAGCCCAGGCGCAATGTAATATCCCATACGAGCGGATTTTTGGTAAGCTCAAAAAAGCCGCTTGCCCCAAACCATAAGGCCATAAAAATAATGCCTGACCAATAGATAATTTTTGTTGTTTTTGTTTTCATTTTTTAAATTTTAATTTGATCCGTATTTTGATTCATTAAAAGGCAATTTTACAGCGCCGATGATTTCTCCGGTCTTTGTGTGCTGAACCATTCCGACCAGTTCCCAGTTATTACTATCAAAATTTCGGGGCAGTTTAAAACTTACCATCCCATCTGAAGAGTTAGTTAACGGTATTTGCTTTTGTTGATGCACGATCTGCCAGTGCACCAGGTCAAGTCCTTTATTCTCCCCTCTCTTTATATACGAGTTTGATTTTTTCTCAATTAAACTAATAAGCAGGTCTTGCTTCAAACCGGTACTTGTTGCTTTATACATCACATCAGCCTTAGCCGGGGATAGTTTCACTGATAGATCGATGCTACTGTTACTGGAAGCAGCTAAAGCGGTTTGAACAGCATGTTCCACTGCCCTGCCATCACTACCTGCCATTTCCACTTTACCATTTACAATCAGCTGGGGCGTATAAATCTGTGAGTGCAGCATATTACTGTATTGCTGCTGGCGCAGGGAATATTGAGAATTACTGTATTTATCTTTCCAGCCCTGATGATCCCAGTAGTCAACATGATAAGCCAACAGGTATACGGGCTGATTTTTGTACTTTTCAGCGATTGCTCCTATCAATCGATCTGCGGGAGGACAACTTGAACATCCTTCAGAAGTGAACAATTCAACAACAGCAAATCCACCGGTAACGCCTGCAAGTGGTTGCTGTTCGCCGGTTTCTTTTTTACAGACAAAAGCAGAGATTATTAGTATCACCGCTACATATACAAGGGCTTTAGCTATGCGTTTCAGTATCATTTTTTTGTTTTAACCAAAAGTAGATACCAGCCAATGCAGCAGCAATACAAAAAGGGCTTACCTAGACAAAATGAAAGTTGAACCCTGAAATATCAGGTTTGAAATTTTTCAGCTGTTAGCGATTCTCAAGCCAATTGAAGAAACTATGCGTTTTTTCTTTATTGATTAAAAGCTTTTCGGCTGTTTCAATGGTTAGCTTTATAATGATCTTACGCTGAAAATAATGTTCCATTTCTTTAAAGGCCTTGAAGTTGATGAGGTATTGCCGGTTGATCCTGAAAAATTGTTTTTCAGAAACCTGCTCCGCTATTTGTCCAAGAGATTGGCTCATCAAAAACTGCTCCTTCTCAAAAGTAACCAGGTGGGTGAGCTCATTATGTATATAGAAATAGGCAATACTTTCGGTTGGGATTGCTTTATACTTTTGATTCTTAAACACCAGGAAGCTGGTCTTGCCGGCAGGTTGCGGCTGATTGATTTTCTGCAGAATTGATTCCAGTTGTGGCACT belongs to Niabella yanshanensis and includes:
- a CDS encoding DoxX family protein, yielding MKTKTTKIIYWSGIIFMALWFGASGFFELTKNPLVWDITLRLGYPPHFIYILGVFKLAGIIVLLVPDRLLKLKEWVFAGMFFDILFAFFSKLLVLGFSATGDALIALAVLSVAYLMFGKLYTSTIQVTRS
- a CDS encoding LytR/AlgR family response regulator transcription factor, which gives rise to MNIIIIEDEFRAARSLQNLLLELRPGSVILGVYDSIEKSVEALASQEPDLVFMDIQLSDGLSFEIFRQVPITCPVVFCTAFDQYMLEAFKSQGVDYLLKPFSKDDLTKALKKVDELRQFFSKITVPQLESILQKINQPQPAGKTSFLVFKNQKYKAIPTESIAYFYIHNELTHLVTFEKEQFLMSQSLGQIAEQVSEKQFFRINRQYLINFKAFKEMEHYFQRKIIIKLTIETAEKLLINKEKTHSFFNWLENR
- a CDS encoding aminotransferase class I/II-fold pyridoxal phosphate-dependent enzyme, with the protein product MADIFDRLLKNYGPIGQHRERAHGYFAFPKLEGEIGSRMKFRGQEMIVWSLNNYLGLANHPEVRQADADGARDFGLALPMGARMMSGNSNHHEQLEAELAEFVQKEDSILVNFGYQGMASLIDVLCSRHDIIVYDAESHACIIDGLRMHAGHRYVFKHNDLEDLEKQLQRASSLIEKQKAGGILVITEGVFGMAGDQGKLKEIANLKNKYEFRLLVDDAHGFGTLGKTGAGAGEEQGVQDQIDIYFSTFAKSMASIGAFIAGERKIIDYIRYNIRSQIFAKSLPMPLVIGNLKRLELLRNQPALKEKLWENALKLQQGLKERGFDIGKTDSVVTPIYMKGGVEEATAMVMDLRENYKIFCSIVVYPVIPRGHIIYRLIPTAAHTDEDIQLTLEAFTAVKEKLDAGSYKTNAIPDMAERK
- a CDS encoding DUF1223 domain-containing protein, whose translation is MILKRIAKALVYVAVILIISAFVCKKETGEQQPLAGVTGGFAVVELFTSEGCSSCPPADRLIGAIAEKYKNQPVYLLAYHVDYWDHQGWKDKYSNSQYSLRQQQYSNMLHSQIYTPQLIVNGKVEMAGSDGRAVEHAVQTALAASSNSSIDLSVKLSPAKADVMYKATSTGLKQDLLISLIEKKSNSYIKRGENKGLDLVHWQIVHQQKQIPLTNSSDGMVSFKLPRNFDSNNWELVGMVQHTKTGEIIGAVKLPFNESKYGSN